A window of Chiloscyllium plagiosum isolate BGI_BamShark_2017 chromosome 2, ASM401019v2, whole genome shotgun sequence genomic DNA:
TCCAAGCTCCCAAGGAGAAATTGAAAAAAGATGCAAGGCAAGATCCATACTCTGTACAGCTTTCTGAAACACAAGAACCTAGTACGGAAAGCTGAGTATTGTGACATTTCACATCTTAGCCCTGTCTTCTCAGTCTTAATTAATCATTTCCAACTTTGTATGCTCTGATTTTTGCTGATGATTTCTTGTGCTGAACCTCTTCAAATTCTTTCTGAATATTCACGTAGATATACAACTACTTACCCCTACTAAATTACCCAgctaaattagtcagacatgggCTTTCTACAGGAGTCAAAGAGAAACTTCCAATCAAAGCGTAACTGAGCTGTGGAATGAGTTacctggaaatggcagaggagaagGGCATCGATGTACACAGTACAATGAGTTACAGACTCACAAAATCACACAGTACAAaccagcccattgagcctgcaccaGTCTAAACCTCCACTcatccaactttccagctcttggtccatagCGTCGAATGTTGGAACGTTTCAAATCCTCATCCAAGCACTTTTTAAAGTTTATGAGGTTCCTCATCTCATTggataaaacaatgactgcagatgctggaaaccagattctggattagagtggtgttggaaaagcacagcagttcaggcagcatccgaggagcaggaaaatcgatgtttcgggcaaaaactcttcatcaggaatacaggcagagagcctgaagtgtggagaggagggtgcgggtggggagaaaatagcatagagtacagaacacaccagatggtctccttatTCGAGAACGCGATTTCCCTTCGCACATGGTTAAAGGTGCCCTCCAACGCAACTCTTCCAcatccaatgtagaggagaccgcatctggagcaacggatacaataaatgatattagtggatgtgcaggtaaaacNNNNNNNNNNNNNNNNNNNNNNNNNNNNNNNNNNNNNNNNNNNNNNNNNNNNNNNNNNNNNNNNNNNNNNNNNNNNNNNNNNNNNNNNNNNNNNNNNNNNNNNNNNNNNNNNNNNNNNNNNNNNNNNNNNNNNNNNNNNNNNNNNNNNNNNNNNNNNNNNNNNNNNNNNNNNNNNNNNNNNNNNNNNNNNNNNNNNNNNNNNNNNNNNNNNNNNNNNNNNNNNNNNNNNNNNNNNNNNNNNNNNNNNNNNNNNNNNNNNNNNNNNNNNNNNNNNNNNNNNNNNNNNNNNNNNNNNNNNNNNNNNNNNNNNNNNNNNNNNNNNNNNNNNNNNNNNNNNNNNNNNNNNNNNNNNNNNNNNNNNNNNNNNNNNNNNNNNNNNNNNNNNNNNNNNNNNNNNNNNNNNNNNNNNNNNNNNNNNNNNNNNNNNNNNNNNNNNNNNNNNNNNNNNNNNNNNNNNNNNNNNNNNNNNNNNNNNNNNNNNNNNNNNNNNNNNNNNNNNNCTTTTGAAAAGGTCCCATATAAAAGATTAGCATGCAAACTTAAAGTGCATGGGACTGGGGTGGTGTACTGAAATGGACAGAAAGATGATTAGcacacaggaaacaaagagtgagtctaaatggatcattttccaaGCAGTAGTTagtgactagtggggtgccacagggatcagtgctagggcccGAGCTTTTCATAATGTATATtattgatttagatgaaggaacaaaaatgtaatatcttcaaatttgcagatgatacatacTTGGATGGGTGGGTGAGCTTTATGGACGATGTAGAGATGGTTCAGTGTGATTTTGACAAGTTGAGTAAGTGAGCCAATGCATAGTAGATGcagcataatgtggataaatgtgaggttaccaactttggtagcaaaaacagaagacaaattattatcgaaatggcgatagattgggaaatgGGGAGTTGTGcagagatctggatgtccttgtacaccagtcgctgaaagtaaccATGCAGgggcagcaggcagtaaagaagggaaatgggatgttgaccttcatagtgagaagATTGGTGTCCAGGAgctgggatgtcttgttgcaattgtacaaggccttggagagaccacacctggaatactgtgtgcagttttggtctccttatctgaagaaggatgtccTAGCTAAGGAGGAATGGAACAAAGGTTTacaaggctgattcctgggatgtcaggactAACATACAAAGACAgcatggattggttaggactacattcactgtagtttaaaagaatgaggagaaatctcatagaaatctataaaattctaacaggactagacaggataaaccCCGGAAGGATATGCCCGTTGATAGGCAGATTCAGAACCAGGAGTCATAGCCTAAGGATATGGGATTTAGGGCTTTTTAGGATGTTACTGAtctggggagaaatgtcttcacccagagagtggggagactgtgggattctctgtaacagaaagtggttgaggccaaaatattgaatgttttcaataagGAGTTGGGGAgactcttagggctaaaggggtcaaaggttatgggggaaagcaggaatgggttattgagttggatgaccagccatgatcctactgaatggtggaaaggctcaaagggctgaatggcctccccctgctcctatgtttctattCCCCACCTTCCCACCCACATCCCCCTCTTACTCCCTTCTAGAATGTTCTTATTCACCTAGTCATAATCAGACTAGTGCTGAATCATCTCGCAGTGTTCCCTCGGTGACACCCCCAAGACTCAGGTTTCTCAATGAGACCCAGCCCCTTGGCAGCATCAGCCCACAGACTGTGCAGTTTGACCCCTGCACACCCCCTACCTTGCCCTCCTATACCTCCCACACCCAGTACTGAATCAAtcctggtgagctgccttcctgacccgctgcagtccatgtgctgtagggtgacccacaatgccctgagggagggaattccaggattctgaccccgggacactgaaggaacggtgatatatttccaagtcaggatggggagtggcctggaggggaacttgcagggagtggtcttcccatgtatctaGCACTAGGGGCAACAGTGTTACCCACATCCCATCACAGCTTAAACACAATAAATGTCCCCTCGATGACCAGGCCCCTCACTACCTCTGtcctcctccagccctacaaccTGACggaggggcggcatggtggctcagtggttagcactgctgcctcacagcgccagggtcccaggttcgattccagcctcaggcgactgtctgtgtggagtttgcacattctccccatgtctgcgtgggtttcctccgggtgctccggtttcctcccacagtccaaaggtgtgcaggtcaggcagattggccatgctaaattacccatagtgttcagggatgtgtaggctaggggcattagtcaggggtaaatatagggtaatagGGTGGTGGAATGggtctcttcagagggtcagcatggacttgggccaaatggcctgtttccacattgtggagaTTCTATGCTCCCCATCCAGCCCCCTacacccctcactatctctgtcctcctcctccagcccctacacccctcactatctctgtccTCCAGCCCTACACCACTCACTatccctccagcccctacacccctcactatctctgtccTCCTCCTCCCGCCCCTacacccctcactatctctgtccTCCTCCTCCCGCCCCTacacccctcactatctctgtccTCCTCCTCCCGCCCCTacacccctcactatctctgtccTCCTCCTCCCGCCCCTacacccctcactatctctgtccTCCTCCTCCCGCCCCTacacccctcactatctctgtccTCCTCCTCCCGCCCCTacacccctcactatctctgtccTCCTCCTCCCGCCCCTacacccctcactatctctgtccTCCTCCTCCCGCCCCTacacccctcactatctctgtccTCCTCCTCCCGCCCCTacacccctcactatctctgtccTCCTCCTCCCGCCCCTacacccctcactatctctgtccTCCTCCTCCCGCCCCTacacccctcactatctctgtccTCCTCCTCCCGCCCCTACACCCCTCaccctcactatctctgtcctccagcccctacacccctcactatctctgtccTCCAGCCCCCTACACCCCTCACTATCCCTGTCCTCTGACTTTGAGCACCCCCCACATCGGGTTCATAAGGTGGGGTAGGGGTGTGGGAGGGTATCTGTGCCCCCCTCCCCATTACAGGGAGTGTAGCCTGTCCTCCCTGCGGGAGCTCCTGTTCCTGTTACAGGCAGCATTCGAACAGGAGTCACAGCTGAGCTACATTCCTGAGATTCCAGGTcctggttttttttaaatcctggtTTTACCAACAGACCGCTCCCCCTTTAACAGCCAGACCCCATTCCATTGTCCCCACCCCCACTGACCCTCCAGCAGCATTGTGCTGGGCTGCTTTTGAGTGCTTTATGACACTCAGAAGTTATGTTTTCTCCAACCTCCGGGGgagagggtgtcactggctgggctaatGTTATTTGCCCCATCTCTAACTACCCTCTGAGCTGAGTGTCTTCCTTAACCCCCTGAGGTCAGACAGATTATACTACAGTCTGAAGTCAACAGGAGAAGGCTTTAGGACCCATTACAAATACAGTGAGCTGCTTTGGCCAATGGAAATGGAGGGGGCAGAGTTTAATTTTGATCCGAATGTGTAAGGAGGTTTGAACCTGCCTGATTCCCACAGACCGAGAGGCAGCGTGCTgtggcagacacagagagagagagagagagacagagagatacagagtGAGTCagaaaaagggaaagagacagacacagagagatagagagacacagACTGAGTTAGaaacagggggagagagagagagagactcagagaAACACTCTGTACCTCCCCATTCACCCTCGATAACTGGGAGTGGAGCACAGGAGTGTGGAAATACTGTCAGATCACCCCGCAGCCTGGgcacagtgagtgtgtgtgtgtgtgagagagagagagaggattgcAGCAGTGTACAAACAGCCCTGGCtgtgaaggaacaggaagaggccatggCAAGGAGCTCATCGACCAAGGTGTGCATCTCCCTGTCAGGAATGCGGTCTAGCTGTGAAGAGTGACAGCTCAGCTGTCTCCTCACCCCCTGAACCACCTCAAACTCAGCCCGGCTCCCTTTCCATGTCCGTTCTGAGACTTTGCCTTCGAAGTTTGGAGAGTTACGACCTACCCACCAATTCTGGGATCGTCTTCGAAGACCCGTTAGAGATCGCCAGAGTGTTTGGCGGATGGTTTGGTACCATGCCAGGGGATTGGATGTGGTAGAGGGCGACTGTGGTGGAGAGGACTGAGTGGGTCTTATCGATTGGTTGGCACGGTGCAGGTGAGAGTTGCAGACCATGAATCTGGTCAATGGCACTGACCATGtcaacagcagcagcaatattCTCAAAAACTCCAGGTTTCCGGTCATCCCCACTGTCATGTTTGTCTTTGGGGTGGTGGGGAATCTGGTTGCCATTGTGGTCCTCTGTAAGTCTCGGAAGGAGCAGAAGGAGACTACGTTCTACGCCCTGGTGTGTGGGTTGGCAGTGACTGATCTCCTGGGGACCTGCCTGGTCAGTCCCATCACAATCATCACCTACATCACCGGGGACTGGCCTGGGGACACCGCGCTCTGTGAGTACGACTCTTTTGTCCTCCTGTTCTTCGGGACATCAGGTCTCAGCATCATCTGTGCCATGTCCATCGAGAGGTACCTCGCCATTAACCACGCTTACTTCTACAACCACTTTGTGGACAAGAAGCTGGCGGGTGTGACCTTGTTCACCATCTACCTGAGCAACACCCTGTTCTGCGCCCTGCCCAACTTCGGCCTGGGCAAGACCGTCCAGCAGTTCCCTGACACCTGGTGCTTTATCGACTGGCAGACGAAGGAGCCCCGGCATGCTGTCTACTCCTACATGTACGCCGGCTTCAGCTCCTTCCTCATCCTGGTGACCGTCATCTGTAATGTGCTGGTGTGCGTCGCCCTGATCCGAATGCACCGGCAGTTCGTGCGGCGGACCTCGCTGGGCCACGACCCCCGGCTCCGGGAACTGCGGCGCCGCAGGAGTTTCCGCCGCATGGCTGGGGCCGAGATCCAGATGGTCATCCTGCTGATCGCGACCTCTGCTGTGGTGCTGGTCTGCTCCATCCCGCTGGTGGTAAGTGGTGGGGAGGCAGCTACTGCTAATGttactgggggag
This region includes:
- the LOC122556367 gene encoding prostaglandin E2 receptor EP4 subtype-like, giving the protein MNLVNGTDHVNSSSNILKNSRFPVIPTVMFVFGVVGNLVAIVVLCKSRKEQKETTFYALVCGLAVTDLLGTCLVSPITIITYITGDWPGDTALCEYDSFVLLFFGTSGLSIICAMSIERYLAINHAYFYNHFVDKKLAGVTLFTIYLSNTLFCALPNFGLGKTVQQFPDTWCFIDWQTKEPRHAVYSYMYAGFSSFLILVTVICNVLVCVALIRMHRQFVRRTSLGHDPRLRELRRRRSFRRMAGAEIQMVILLIATSAVVLVCSIPLVVRVFINQLYRPAVPKDYSNPDLMAIRIASVNPILDPWIYILLRKTVLTKLLEKIKCLFCKLGGRATHTNSSFQHLGPRRFSAASSQSPSFISRELANDNTSQTLLYQFELTDVLPGSAGTRSSLKQAPSQLDSGLPQAECQTQGKTPVVNTDSSLQVTFTKEQTGLAEKCI